Proteins encoded in a region of the Vicia villosa cultivar HV-30 ecotype Madison, WI linkage group LG5, Vvil1.0, whole genome shotgun sequence genome:
- the LOC131601535 gene encoding uncharacterized protein LOC131601535, whose translation MAQEEEGWPFGLNLLNPRNVLVRNGEFSGSISFATLFTSSSIRSTDSSSYLDIESTGSLFHDKSITLGSLLGVSSFLELSRRSIRGREMEPSKEDKKNHKLKPWLFSLCTKLTTDAVIPNDVPSLGQYLVAERRARRARRTYRRNQCASVDGHNVFSPVQESNSPFVGSQAARSSPVSSNEDNGRDANTALRQNNRYGTPTPFSSLWR comes from the exons ATGGCTCAAGAG GAAGAAGGTTGGCCTTTTGGGCTGAATTTATTGAATCCAAGAAATGTTTTAGTAAGAAACGGTGAATTCTCTGGATCGATCTCCTTCGCCACTTTGTTCACGAGTTCTTCCATCCGTTCAACTGATTCTTCCTCATATCTTGATATAGAG TCCACAGGATCACTTTTCCATGACAAGAGCATCACACTTGGAAGCCTCTTAGGTGTTTCTAGCTTCCTAGAATTGTCAAGGAGATCAATCAGGGGAAGAGAGATGGAACCCTCAAAGGAAGACAAAAAGAATCACAAGCTGAAACCTTGGTTGTTCTCACTCTGTACAAAGCTAACTACCGATGCAGTTATTCCGAACGATGTTCCTTCTCTTGGTCAGTACCTTGTAGCAGAGAGAAGAGCTAGACGTGCTAGACGTACTTACAGAAGGAATCAATGTGCTTCTGTTGACGGGCATAATGTTTTCTCTCCGGTTCAAGAGTCAAACTCACCATTTGTTGGTAGCCAGGCTGCTCGTAGTTCACCAGTTTCATCGAATGAAGATAATGGAAGAGATGCCAATACAGCATTGCGGCAGAACAATAGATATGGAACACCAACACCATTCTCTTCGTTATGGCGATGA